In Musa acuminata AAA Group cultivar baxijiao chromosome BXJ2-8, Cavendish_Baxijiao_AAA, whole genome shotgun sequence, one genomic interval encodes:
- the LOC135619661 gene encoding NADH--cytochrome b5 reductase 1-like, whose protein sequence is MEILESYGVETVGIAVAVVAVAAGAAYFYFGKKSKGSLDPQNFKDFKLVEKNQLSHNVAKFRFALPTPTSVLGLPIGQHISCRGKDNVGEEVIKPYTPTTLDSDLGYFELVIKMYPQGRMSHHFREMRVGDYLSVKGPKGRFKYQVGQVRAFGMLAGGSGITPMFQVTRAILENPTDKTKVHLIYANVTYEDILLKEELDSLARNYPDRFQIYYVLNQPPDEWNGGVGFVSKEMIKAHCPAPASDIQILRCGPPPMNKAMAAHLDDLGYTKEMQFQF, encoded by the exons ATGGAGATTCTGGAATCCTACGGCGTTGAGACTGTTGGAATAGCCGTCGCCGTGGTCGCCGTGGCCGCCGGCGCCGCTTACTTCTACTTCGGCAAGAAATCAAAGG GTAGCTTGGACCCTCAGAATTTTAAGGATTTCAAGCTTGTCGAGAAAAATCAGCTTAGCCACAATGTGGCAAAATTCCGATTTGCTCTTCCGACTCCCACTTCTGTTCTAGGTCTTCCGATTGGCCAACATATCAGTTGCAG GGGAAAGGACAATGTTGGTGAAGAGGTTATCAAGCCTTATACACCAACTACGCTGGACTCTGATCTCGGTTACTTTGAACTGGTTATAAAG ATGTATCCTCAAGGAAGAATGTCTCATCATTTTCGTGAAATGCGAGTTGGTGACTACTTATCTGTGAAAGGCCCTAAG GGACGTTTCAAGTATCAGGTTGGTCAAGTCAGAGCTTTTGGAATGCTAGCTGGAGGATCTGGCATAACTCCAATGTTTCAA GTTACAAGAGCTATACTGGAAAATCCAACAGACAAGACCAAGGTCCATCTTATCTATGCCAATGTCACTTATGAAGACATCCTTCTGAAG GAAGAGTTGGACAGCCTTGCTAGGAACTATCCAGATCGCTTCCAGATTTATTATGTGCTTAATCAG CCCCCTGATGAATGGAATGGTGGTGTTGGCTTTGTGTCCAAAGAAATGATTAAAGCTCACTGCCCCGCACCAGCGTCTGATATCCAG ATTCTGAGATGTGGCCCACCTCCCATGAACAAGGCCATGGCTGCACATCTGGATGATCTGGGCTACACAAAGGAGATGCAATTCCAATTCTAA
- the LOC135619664 gene encoding putative disease resistance protein At3g14460 — translation MATPILSSLSRSIHELETAICTSSHPWTRVRDDLNRLESTLRRVQAVVDQAEERQWRDERVRSWLAELRGVACDAEDVLDELDFEVSRPPRSSPASGEEEEVHSSVTSLSCEIEKIRGRFGETLEQTDGLWLKATERIWPRCGEFVVKQTEVFGREEDKKKVTELVLSETPENPPVIAIVGSPGAGKTTLLQLVCNDPGVREHFPRRGWVRMSRDFDATTLRREIMEAITLRDWRVEFSGKGHWIYSQPNYLDRCIKRELEEERFLLVLDDFCDENLHLWATVNLQLSLGHGGSKIILATSSERVTAVTENMPLYHLSSLPEENSWRLFQTLAFGSRTGHPEANLVRIGKEIVEKCKGSPLSVKMLAALLQSETKAEIWSRVSKSNLWNDADEEENHNLPALRISYHNLPPHLQSCIAFCSVFPKDFLFTKDRIVRLWMAQGFVHPREGKLSEEIGSEYFDELLSRSFFLASHVADQTFVVHHLIHDLAEFVLGEQCCREKNMKVCSVSKEARHLCLVAVDSLADVNLELESEANSLRTILLVIKSVNSAFKSNWWYHYNDDIAHLSFSDHLFRYLKCLRALDLSDTDIDHLPDSVGNMKLLRFLGLNNTRIRWLPEELGKLHNLQTLELRSCGGLTALPKSIGYLTNLRHVDLLNACDHVHLHHGIGRLVGLQTLSIVYIGKESEHYVIRELGRLVNLRGELRIIGLHNVDDVDDAKAAGLMHKEHIEKLTLRWCDPNDDCYHRGVAPRSTGFRCMNCRIEAAVSHDEAGEEDEAQQCMGVAVVAEDEEEEDDMWIDRIDIDVECKPDKPKRTREEMIQCQRKIQESQEAMLESLRPHGDLKELVIQHYYGSKLSSSWMGDPVFSELASITLDDCRKCEILPPLGQLPSLRHLLIRYFPSIKRVGREFCGGDGGGAGDSKAFPALETLEFDGMYEWEEWCGVEDGDFPCLRRLLFCGCMKLKSFPDAVSRHGIP, via the coding sequence ATGGCCACACCCATCCTTTCTTCCCTGTCTCGGTCGATCCATGAGTTGGAGACCGCAATCTGTACCTCCTCCCATCCATGGACCCGCGTCCGGGACGACCTGAACCGGCTCGAGAGCACGCTGCGGCGCGTTCAGGCGGTCGTTGACCAGGCGGAGGAGAGGCAGTGGCGAGACGAGCGCGTGAGGAGCTGGCTAGCGGAGCTCCGGGGCGTCGCCTGTGATGCTGAGGACGTGCTCGACGAGCTCGATTTCGAGGTGTCGCGGCCACCACGAAGCTCTCCCGCCtctggggaggaagaagaggtacaCAGCTCAGTCACCTCCCTGTCATGCGAAATCGAAAAGATACGGGGTCGGTTCGGTGAGACATTAGAACAAACAGATGGCCTTTGGCTGAAGGCAACCGAGAGGATATGGCCACGATGTGGTGAGTTCGTCGTGAAACAAACCGAGGTGTTCGGTCGAGAGGAAGACAAGAAGAAGGTGACCGAGTTGGTGCTGTCCGAAACGCCAGAGAACCCCCCCGTCATCGCCATCGTTGGATCACCTGGAGCAGGGAAAACCACCCTTCTCCAGCTCGTGTGCAACGACCCGGGGGTTCGAGAGCACTTCCCCCGTCGGGGATGGGTTCGCATGTCGAGGGATTTCGACGCGACGACGCTGAGAAGAGAGATCATGGAGGCCATCACGTTGAGGGATTGGAGGGTCGAGTTCTCAGGAAAGGGGCACTGGATCTACTCACAACCGAACTATCTCGACCGCTGCATCAAACGCGAGTTGGAGGAAGAAAGATTCTTGCTTGTCTTGGATGATTTCTGTGACGAGAATCTCCATCTCTGGGCGACCGTGAACCTGCAACTGAGCCTCGGACATGGAGGAAGCAAGATCATACTGGCCACAAGCAGTGAAAGAGTCACTGCTGTCACCGAGAACATGCCTCTCTATCATCTCAGTAGCTTACCAGAGGAAAACAGTTGGAGATTGTTCCAAACTCTTGCATTTGGATCCCGAACTGGTCATCCAGAGGCCAATTTGGTTAGAATCGGCAAAGAGATCGTCGAAAAGTGCAAGGGCTCGCCATTGTCTGTAAAAATGCTTGCTGCTCTTCTGCAATCCGAAACTAAAGCAGAGATATGGAGTCGTGTCTCAAAGAGCAACCTTTGGAATGATGCAGATGAGGAAGAGAACCACAATTTGCCTGCTTTGAGGATAAGCTACCACAACCTGCCACCACATTTGCAGTCATGCATCGCATTCTGCTCTGTGTTTCCGAAAGATTTCCTGTTCACGAAAGACCGAATCGTTCGTTTATGGATGGCTCAAGGATTTGTTCATCCTCGAGAAGGGAAGCTATCGGAAGAGATCGGCTCGGAGTACTTCGATGAATTGCTAAGCAGGTCATTCTTTCTGGCCTCGCATGTTGCTGATCAAACCTTTGTGGTGCATCATCTCATTCATGACTTGGCAGAGTTCGTGTTGGGCGAACAGTGTTGCAGGGAGAAGAACATGAAGGTTTGCTCTGTTTCTAAGGAGGCCCGGCATCTTTGTTTGGTCGCTGTGGATTCCCTCGCGGATGTGAATTTGGAGCTGGAAAGTGAAGCTAATTCACTGCGCACAATTCTGCTTGTGATCAAGTCAGTCAATTCGGCATTCAAGAGCAACTGGTGGTACCATTACAATGACGATATAGCTCATCTATCCTTCTCAGATCACTTGTTCCGATATCTGAAATGCTTGAGAGCTTTAGATTTGAGCGACACAGATATCGACCATCTGCCGGATTCAGTTGGCAACATGAAGCTCCTGCGTTTTCTCGGACTCAACAACACTAGAATTCGATGGTTGCCGGAGGAGTTGGGCAAGCTTCACAATCTGCAGACATTGGAGCTGCGAAGTTGTGGTGGTCTGACGGCACTTCCGAAGAGCATTGGGTATCTGACAAACCTCCGTCACGTTGATCTGCTAAATGCCTGCGATCATGTTCATCTGCATCATGGTATCGGGAGGCTTGTCGGTCTGCAAACCTTATCGATAGTTTACATCGGGAAGGAGTCGGAACACTACGTGATAAGAGAGCTGGGGAGGTTGGTGAACCTGAGAGGAGAGCTTCGAATCATTGGCCTCCATAACgttgatgatgttgatgatgccAAGGCGGCCGGATTGATGCACAAAGAACACATAGAGAAGTTGACTCTCCGGTGGTGCGATCCCAATGACGACTGTTACCATCGTGGCGTGGCACCGAGGTCTACAGGATTCAGATGCATGAACTGTCGCATCGAAGCAGCAGTCAGCCATGATGAAGCAGGTGAAGAAGATGAAGCACAACAATGCATGGGGGTGGCGGTAGTGGCggaagatgaggaagaagaagatgacatgTGGATTGACAGAATCGATATCGATGTAGAATGCAAGCCTGACAAGCCGAAGAGAACAAGGGAGGAGATGATACAGTGCCAGAGGAAGATCCAGGAATCACAGGAAGCCATGCTCGAAAGCCTTCGTCCTCATGGCGACCTCAAAGAATTGGTGATTCAGCATTACTACGGCAGCAAACTATCAAGCAGCTGGATGGGCGATCCCGTCTTCTCCGAACTGGCGTCCATTACGCTGGACGACTGCCGCAAATGTGAGATCCTCCCCCCACTCGGGCAGCTGCCATCGCTCAGGCACCTGCTGATAAGATACTTCCCCAGCATCAAGCGCGTCGGCCGCGAGTTctgcggcggcgacggcggcggggCCGGGGACTCGAAGGCATTCCCGGCCTTGGAGACGCTTGAATTCGACGGCATGTACGAGTGGGAAGAGTGGTGTGGAGTGGAGGATGGTGACTTCCCCTGCCTTCGTCGACTGCTGTTCTGTGGCTGTATGAAACTGAAGAGCTTCCCTGACGCAGTGAGCAGACATGGCATTCCGTGA
- the LOC135619663 gene encoding protein ETHYLENE-INSENSITIVE 3-like 1a gives MMGGLLMEGTVNSGCPNYKQIFSSDEKSFCCGSTHPPSMGERTGEKYLSEPPQENFSDAADEESDEDVDIEELERRMWRDRMRLKRLKEQQQNKNKEQVDSAKQRQSQEQARRKTMSRAQDGILKYMLKMMEVCNAQGFVYGIIPEKGKPVSGASDNFRGWWKEKVRFDRNGPAAIAKYQADTAILGSNGETNSGTAGLHSLQELQDTTLGSLLSALMQHCNPPQRRFPLEKGVAPPWWPTGREEWWLQLEIPKDQGPPPYKKPHDLKKAWKVSVLTAVIKHMSPDIEKIRKLVRQSKGLQDKMTAKESATWLAVIKQEEDFYMKMHPDACFPPSSGSGNTGATSLGSSCIEYDVEGVDDGESMDTVNHKSHAEVNAFDLGSTTKNEKTVITASVKEETKMEFIQKRGAAEPESMQNQRIYTCGNVQCPHSDFRHGFLDRNARNSHQYLCKYQNTIPQGIGSAISGPKMKGNKPPIFSLPFNTQLDPTSLGSGLNSIDISDVGVPYDGQKSINELMSFYDNNVNANKNLNMGGIGMSKMMNSVQPRIQMEDNFPQGTRLGGNVFEEVDNLVQQQQFLFHEDIMPFEQQFGDQPNGLSGDFSFGPSFNMHSMNYSDTLQREMGDPLQKSESLNWFY, from the coding sequence ATGATGGGTGGGCTACTAATGGAAGGCACGGTTAATTCTGGATGTCCTAATTACAAGCAAATTTTCTCCTCGGACGAGAAAAGTTTCTGCTGTGGATCCACCCATCCGCCTTCGATGGGTGAACGAACGGGAGAGAAATATCTTAGCGAACCACCACAGGAGAACTTCTCTGATGCTGCTGATGAAGAGAGTGATGAAGATGTTGACATAGAAGAGCTCGAACGTCGTATGTGGAGAGATAGGATGCGGCTGAAGCGCTTAAAGGAACAACAGCAGAACAAAAACAAAGAGCAAGTTGACTCTGCAAAGCAGCGTCAGTCCCAGGAGCAAGCTCGCCGAAAGACGATGTCTCGTGCGCAAGATGGGATCCTTAAGTACATGCTAAAGATGATGGAAGTGTGCAATGCCCAGGGCTTTGTTTATGGTATAATTCCAGAGAAAGGAAAGCCTGTAAGTGGTGCCTCTGATAATTTCAGGGGTTGGTGGAAAGAAAAGGTTAGGTTTGACCGGAATGGACCTGCAGCTATCGCCAAGTATCAGGCTGATACTGCCATCCTGGGGTCCAATGGCGAAACGAACTCTGGGACTGCAGGCCTTCATTCGTTGCAGGAGCTTCAGGACACAACACTGGGTTCTCTCTTGTCAGCTCTTATGCAGCACTGCAACCCGCCTCAGCGAAGGTTTCCGCTAGAGAAGGGAGTTGCACCACCATGGTGGCCAACTGGGAGAGAGGAGTGGTGGCTTCAGCTGGAAATACCCAAAGACCAAGGTCCACCACCCTACAAGAAGCCCCATGATCTGAAAAAGGCATGGAAGGTTAGTGTCTTGACTGCCGTAATCAAACATATGTCACCTGACATCGAAAAGATACGTAAGCTTGTTAGGCAGTCGAAGGGCCTCCAAGACAAGATGACTGCGAAAGAGAGCGCGACATGGCTTGCTGTTATCAAGCAGGAGGAGGACTTCTACATGAAGATGCACCCTGATGCATGCTTTCCACCATCGTCTGGTAGTGGCAACACTGGAGCCACCTCCCTTGGTAGCAGCTGCATTGAATATGATGTTGAAGGTGTTGATGATGGTGAGAGCATGGATACAGTAAATCACAAGTCTCATGCTGAAGTGAATGCTTTTGATCTGGGCAGCACCACAAAGAACGAGAAGACTGTTATAACTGCTTCTGTGAAGGAAGAGACTAAGATGGAATTTATTCAGAAAAGAGGTGCTGCTGAGCCAGAATCAATGCAAAACCAACGAATCTACACCTGTGGTAATGTGCAATGTCCACATAGTGATTTCCGGCATGGCTTTCTGGATAGGAATGCCAGAAACAGTCACCAATACCTCTGTAAGTATCAAAACACTATTCCTCAAGGCATCGGATCAGCAATTAGTGGACCCAAGATGAAAGGGAACAAGCCACCGATTTTCTCTTTGCCATTTAACACCCAACTCGATCCAACTTCACTCGGATCAGGGCTCAATTCCATTGACATATCTGATGTTGGTGTTCCCTACGATGGTCagaaatcaatcaatgaactgaTGAGTTTCTATGACAACAATGTCAATGCTAACAAGAACTTGAATATGGGCGGCATAGGTATGTCGAAAATGATGAATTCTGTTCAACCTAGAATTCAGATGGAAGACAACTTTCCCCAAGGGACTAGATTGGGTGGCAATGTGTTTGAAGAAGTTGACAACTTGGTGCAGCAGCAGCAGTTCTTATTCCATGAGGACATAATGCCATTTGAGCAGCAATTCGGCGACCAACCCAATGGATTGAGTGGTGATTTCAGCTTTGGTCCTTCTTTCAACATGCATTCCATGAACTATTCTGATACTTTGCAAAGAGAGATGGGGGATCCATTGCAGAAGTCTGAATCATTGAACTGGTTCTACTGA
- the LOC135584767 gene encoding ABSCISIC ACID-INSENSITIVE 5-like protein 2, whose translation MGTTMATQGVGGRQQSQVQSLARQGSIYSLTLNEVQSHLGEPLHSMNLDELLRSVFPSEEHQSSGADAGGGHGAQDPRLHREGSVTMPRVLSKKTIDEVWRHIQQGQKEAEEGVRDYGRQSTLGEMTLEAFLSKAGIVTEVADRSRSSEIGNVGFMPRSQWLQQYHQRQHQQAQQSIAGAYGGRQLPQPLAIVDAVYHEGEGANSSPFNPQTPRRKRGPVEDMAKKTVERRQKRMIKNRESAARSRARKQAYTNELENKVSRLEEENQRLRQQRELEAMIHHIPQPEPKHQLRRTSSALF comes from the exons ATGGGCACGACAATGGCGACGCAGGGAGTCGGAGGAAGGCAGCAGTCGCAGGTCCAAAGCTTGGCCAGGCAAGGGTCCATCTACAGCCTCACCCTCAACGAGGTCCAGAGCCACTTGGGCGAGCCCCTGCACAGCATGAACCTCGATGAGCTCCTCAGGAGCGTGTTCCCGAGCGAGGAGCACCAGTCCTCGGGAGCTGACGCTGGTGGTGGCCATGGCGCCCAGGACCCGCGCCTTCACCGCGAGGGGAGCGTCACCATGCCGCGTGTCCTGAGCAAGAAGACGATCGACGAGGTGTGGCGGCACATCCAACAAGGGCAGAAGGAGGCCGAGGAGGGCGTCAGGGACTACGGACGGCAGTCCACTCTGGGGGAGATGACCCTTGAGGCCTTCTTGTCGAAGGCTGGGATAGTCACAGAGGTAGCTGATAGGAGCCGAAGCAGTGAGATCGGCAACGTAGGTTTCATGCCGAGGTCGCAATGGTTACAGCAGTATCATCAACGCCAACATCAACAGGCGCAACAGAGCATTGCGGGAGCTTACGGGGGTCGGCAGCTGCCCCAACCTTTGGCCATAGTTGATGCAGTGTATCACGAGGGGGAAGGAGCTAATTCATCCCCATTCAATCCGCAGACGCCAAGGAGGAAGAGAGGGCCTGTGGAGGACATGGCGAAGAAGACGGTCGAGAGAAGGCAGAAAAGAATGATCAAGAACCGGGAGTCAGCAGCCCGTTCACGAGCTAGGAAGCAG GCTTACACCAATGAGCTGGAGAATAAGGTTTCCAGACTTGAAGAAGAGAATCAGAGGTTGAGACAGCAAAGG GAGCTAGAAGCTATGATACACCACATCCCCCAGCCCGAGCCGAAGCATCAACTGCGTCGAACAAGTTCAGCCCTTTTCTGA
- the LOC135619660 gene encoding probable lysophospholipase BODYGUARD 4, with protein MPTSSTFSPGDVVISAVSLLVFALLDLLDFILCYFYRFLDVILEGNPVPCYCQRRGREERSDGEGREEVSETLHGRRNLFREMGFPFWKAASDGEEERGELRFPRWSDCSCISCLSWQERGQDKLHLAVMEPSSQGRKKECDTDSTESVVFLHGFLSSSSLWVETVFHNLSEVTKQSFRMVAVDLLGFGRSPKPTNCTYTVREHLDMIEASVIRPLELNSYHIVAHSMGCIIALAMAAKHPESVKSLTLVAPPCFDSTEEEASHTALNKLAERRVWPPLLFGSAVMSWYEHIGRTVCFIFCRNHSTWEWMMKLVTRRRALSFLFMDLSKHTHHSAWHTMHNVLCGGAKLVDKHLEAVRKAKMPVTVIHGDKDQLVPMECSYNLKSKLPHADLKVMNGRDHSSVILGREKMFTCELEQIWSTSTNCTHIPHS; from the exons ATGCCAACTTCTTCCACATTTTCTCCCGGAGATGTTGTCATCTCAGCTGTTAGCCTCCTTGTTTTCGCTTTGTTAGATCTCCTGGACTTCATTCTCTGCTACTTCTATAggtttcttgatgttattcttgaGGGGAACCCAGTCCCATGCTACTGccaaaggagaggaagagaggagaggtCTGATGGAGAGGGAAGAGAAGAGGTGTCAGAGACTTTGCATGGGAGAAGAAACCTTTTCAGAGAAATGGGCTTTCCATTTTGGAAAGCAGCATCAGATGGAGAGGAAGAAAGGGGTGAGCTAAGGTTTCCCAGGTGGTCTGACTGTAGCTGTATCTCATGCTTGTCTTGGCAAGAGAGGGGGCAAGACAAGCTTCACTTGGCTGTGATGGAACCATCATCTCAAG GTAGAAAGAAAGAGTGCGATACGGATTCAACTGAAAGTGTAGTTTTTCTACATGGATTTCTTTCTTCCTCCTCGCTTTGGGTGGAGACAGTCTTCCATAATCTTTCTGAGGTGACCAAACAAAGCTTCAGGATGGTTGCAGTGGATCTCTTGGGTTTTGGCAGAAGTCCAAAGCCAACAAACTGCACGTATACAGTGCGAGAACACCTCGACATGATTGAGGCATCTGTGATCAGGCCACTGGAGCTGAATTCCTACCACATAGTTGCTCACTCCATGGGCTGCATCATTGCATTGGCCATGGCAGCCAAGCATCCTGAGTCTGTTAAATCCCTCACATTGGTTGCACCA CCATGCTTtgactcgacagaagaggaagcaAGTCACACCGCACTGAACAAATTAGCTGAAAGGAGAGTGTGGCCACCATTACTGTTTGGCTCTGCAGTCATGTCATGGTATGAGCACATCGGCAGAACTGTTTGCTTCATCTTCTGCAGAAACCATTCGACATGGGAATGGATGATGAAGCTAGTCACAAGGAGAAG GGCTCTCAGCTTCCTGTTCATGGATTTAAGCAAGCATACCCATCATTCGGCATGGCACACAATGCACAATGTGTTATGTGGGGGTGCCAAATTGGTGGACAAGCACTTGGAAGCTGTGAGAAAGGCTAAAATGCCAGTGACAGTGATCCATGGAGACAAGGATCAATTGGTGCCAATGGAGTGCAGCTACAACCTGAAATCCAAACTCCCCCATGCAGACCTCAAAGTTATGAATGGCAGAGATCATTCTTCTGTGATCTTGGGCAGGGAAAAGATGTTTACATGCGAACTGGAACAGATTTGGTCCACTTCTACCAATTGCACTCACATACCACACTcataa
- the LOC103995381 gene encoding calmodulin-binding protein 25-like codes for MADNCSVLDPWMYRFESAWISEAFARDNDALTRALRTSISDTSSSGAGAPSASPDTPSAATSPNPLLLSRRHQLAPRNPLGAAPAGRVSKRKSRSSKRSPTTYINADPAHFREMVQRITGVRLDGELAEPLVKPEPVRPAVGARAALQYLCLPTLDTSAFLLDQRTADVGDGGSLGPPPDAPAFDLAALLSPVFPTLESWGVM; via the coding sequence ATGGCGGACAACTGCTCGGTGCTCGACCCGTGGATGTACCGCTTCGAGTCGGCGTGGATCAGCGAGGCCTTCGCCCGCGACAACGACGCGCTCACCCGAGCCCTCCGGACTTCCATCTCGGACACCTCTTCCTCTGGCGCAGGCGCGCCCTCCGCTTCCCCCGACACCCCTTCCGCCGCCACCTCCCCCAACCCCCTCCTCCTCAGCCGCCGCCACCAGCTCGCTCCCCGGAACCCTCTGGGCGCCGCTCCCGCGGGGCGGGTCTCGAAGCGGAAGTCGCGCTCGTCAAAGCGGTCGCCCACCACCTACATCAACGCCGACCCCGCCCACTTCCGGGAGATGGTGCAGCGCATCACAGGGGTCCGGCTCGACGGGGAGCTGGCGGAACCGCTGGTGAAGCCAGAGCCGGTGCGGCCCGCGGTGGGCGCGCGCGCGGCCCTGCAGTATCTGTGCCTGCCGACGCTCGACACGTCGGCGTTCCTGCTGGACCAGCGCACCGCTGATGTGGGTGACGGCGGCTCGCTGGGGCCGCCGCCCGACGCGCCGGCTTTTGACTTGGCCGCGCTGCTGTCGCCGGTCTTTCCCACCCTCGAGTCGTGGGGCGTCATGTAG